One region of Gorilla gorilla gorilla isolate KB3781 chromosome 15, NHGRI_mGorGor1-v2.1_pri, whole genome shotgun sequence genomic DNA includes:
- the LOC101133845 gene encoding LOW QUALITY PROTEIN: olfactory receptor 10G2-like (The sequence of the model RefSeq protein was modified relative to this genomic sequence to represent the inferred CDS: deleted 1 base in 1 codon): MGKTKNTSLDAVVTDFILLGLSHPPNLRSLLFLVFFVIYILTQLGNLLILLTVWADPKLRARPMYILLGVLSFLDMWLSSVIVPRLILDFAPSIKAIPFGGCVAQLYFFHFLGSTQCFLYTLMAYDRYLAICQPLRYPVLMNGRLCTVLVAGAWVAGSMHGSIQATLTFRLPYCGHNQVDYFICDIPAVLRLACADTTVNELVTFVDIGVVAASCFMLILLSYANIVNAILKIRTADGRRRAFSTCGSHLIVVRVYYVPCIFIYLRAGSKSPVDGAVAVFYTVVTPLLNPLIYTLRNQEVKSALKRITAGRGTE, from the exons ATGGGAAAGACCAAAAACACATCGCTGGACGCCGTGGTGACAGATTTCATTCTTCTGGGCTTGTCTCACCCCCCGAATCTAAGAAGCCTCCTCTTCCTGGTCTTCTTCGTCATTTATATCCTCACTCAGCTGGGGAACCTGCTCATTCTGCTCACTGTGTGGGCTGACCCGAAGCTCCGTGCTCGCCCCATGTACATTCTTCTGGGAGTGCTCTCATTCCTGGACATGTGGCTCTCCTCAGTCATCGTTCCTCGGCTTATTTTGGATTTTGCTCCTTCCATCAAGGCTATCCCGTTTGGTGGCTGTGTGGCTCAACTGTATTTCTTTCACTTCCTGGGCAGCACCCAGTGCTTCCTCTACACCTTGATGGCCTATGACAGGTACCTGGCAATATGTCAGCCCCTGCGCTACCCAGTGCTCATGAATGGGAGGTTATGCACAGTCCTTGTGGCTGGAGCTTGGGTCGCCGGCTCCATGCATGGGTCTATCCAGGCCACCCTGACCTTCCGCCTGCCCTACTGTGGGCACAATCAGGTGGATTACTTTATCTGTGACATCCCCGCAGTATTGAGACTGGCCTGTGCTGACACAACTGTCAATGAGCTTGTGACCTTTGTGGACATCGGGGTAGTGGCCGCCAGTTGCTTCATGTTAATTCTGCTCTCCTATGCCAACATAGTAAATGCCATCCTGAAGATA CGCACCGCTGATGGGAGGCGCCGGGCCTTCTCCACCTGTGGCTCCCACCTAATCGTGGTCAGAGTCTACTATGTCCCCTGTATTTTCATCTACCTTAGGGCTGGCTCCAAGAGCCCCGTGGATGGGGCAGTGGCTGTGTTTTACACTGTTGTCACTCCACTACTGAACCCCCTCATCTACACACTGAGGAACCAGGAAGTGAAGTCTGCCCTGAAGAGGATAACAGCAGGTCGGGGGACTGAATGA